One Acropora palmata chromosome 2, jaAcrPala1.3, whole genome shotgun sequence genomic window carries:
- the LOC141874669 gene encoding glutamyl aminopeptidase-like has protein sequence MNKIFVKFCGTFAFIAAFGSTLLMVNANHRTRNSKSIGMDGKFPWHDLRLPRTLMPLNYKITLQTDLDAFHVRGSVKIRVQCLKATKNLILHLKDMNVINAAVFKNDKDQPVPEKDIYDDEELITKLKGKEEIEEDVEKLQVIKTMQSERIEMFLIEVSEQLTPRQHYDMYITFEYPLTDGLLGFYRSYYTAKDGERRYLAATLFEPTEARRAFPCFDEPAMKATFTVSIIRQEKYTALSNMPIEKTVKISEDLFVDHFKESEKMSSYLVAFLVSDFHYLETTTASGIKVRIWAPSSQMSQASFALHIAAKTLSNYKEFFRIKFPLPKQDLVAIPDFGTGAMENWGLIGFSAAMVLFDPKKTSDSLQQVVCQTVTHELAHQWFGNLVTMKWWNDLWLNEGFATYVENIGCSMVEPTWRMMDQFQVDVLQTAFAEDHSSYSHPISVDVEDPKDINSIFDSISYEKGASIIRMLRNFLGSDEFTSGLQVYLKKYSFANADTDDLWECLSEKSAINVKEIMDTWTLQMGVPVVTIRRMDEYKATTDQKAFLIVPGAEPRHNSPFNYSWHIPLTYITQNSNKIIQVWLNRGSGFLNWTATQWIKANVDQIGYYRVNYEKENWINLGLQLYLDHKVLSAADRSGLIDDAFHLARSNQLDQTIALSLTEYIKHETDYSPLRTFITNMNYIGSQLAMRDTYSIFKVYMLQQIQPQIQRLGWEDKGSHLDKLLRPIILRTACECGETTVISKIKDLFHQAVTGHKTIPSNLRALVYSIGVREGSEVEWNQVFCKYSTTHIASERRILLDALTYTRDPYLVQKCLKYSLDKGKIRSQDTLSVISNVALDPQTWRMAWDFVRKNWDILYKRYSRGSDLWQWLISSLMMKCNTQVQLNEIMDFFKDYKATAAGYRQVQMGIERVRANNLWLRDHEEEVAVWFKEHEKLKS, from the exons atgaacaaaattttCGTAAAGTTTTGTGGCACCTTTGCATTCATTGCTGCATTTGGATCAACATTATTGATGGTCAATGCCAACCACAGGACTAGAAACAGTAAGTCCATTGGAATGGATGGGAAATTTCCCTGGCATGATCTACGGCTTCCTCGGACTTTGATGCCATTGAATTACAAGATAACATTGCAAACTGATTTGGATGCATTCCACGTCAGAGGAAGCGTTAAAATAAGGGTGCAATGCCTGAAGGCAACAAAGAACCTCATACTACACTTGAAAGACATGAATGTTATAAATGCAGCAgtttttaaaaatgacaaGGATCAACCAGTGCCAGAGAAAGATATTTACGATGATGAAGAGCTGATTACTaaattgaaaggaaaggaagaaaTTGAGGAGGACGTTGAGAAATTGCAGGTGATAAAGACAATGCAAAGCGAGCGTATAGAAATGTTTTTGATTGAAGTCAGCGAGCAGCTAACTCCTCGGCAACACTATGACATGTACATTACATTTGAATATCCCCTGACTGATGGTTTGCTAGGATTTTATAGAAGCTATTACACAGCAAAGGATGGCGAAAGAAG ATATTTAGCTGCAACACTGTTTGAACCCACTGAGGCTCGCCGAGCTTTCCCTTGTTTTGATGAGCCTGCGATGAAGGCAACCTTCACAGTTTCAATCATCCGACAAGAAAAATACACTGCTCTTTCAAATATGCCGATCGAGAAAACG gTTAAAATTTCGGAAGATTTGTTTGTGGATCATTTTAAAGAGTCTGAGAAAATGAGTTCTTATTTGGTGGCATTTCTAGTGAGCGACTTTCATTACTTAGAAACGACTACTGCTTCGGGCATCAAG GTTCGCATTTGGGCTCCTTCATCACAGATGTCACAGGCAAGCTTCGCGTTACACATCGCTGCCAAAACTCTTTCGAATTACAAGGAATTTTTTCGAATTAAATTTCCACTTCCAAAGCAAG ATTTGGTAGCCATTCCTGACTTCGGCACAGGTGCCATGGAAAACTGGGGTCTCATTGGATTTTCTGCTGCAATGGTTCTGTTCGACCCTAAAAAGACATCAGATAGTCTTCAACAAGTAGTTTGCCAGACAGTGACTCATGAACTAGCTCATCAG TGGTTTGGAAATCTTGTTACCATGAAATGGTGGAATGATCTATGGCTTAATGAAGGTTTTGCCACATACGTGGAAAATATCGGATGCAGTATGGTGGAACCGACGTGGAGAATGATGGATCAGTTCCAAGTGGATGTACTTCAGACGGCTTTTGCTGAGGATCACTCCAGTTATTCACATCCTATCTCCGTGGACGTGGAAGATCCTAAAGATATCAACAGCATTTTTGATTCTATATCCTACGAAAAG GGAGCGTCGATAATTCGAATGCTGAGGAATTTTCTTGGCTCAGATGAATTTACGTCAGGACTACAAGTTTATCTTAAGAAATACTCTTTTGCCAACGCTGATACCGATGATTTATGGGAATGTTTATCTGAG AAAAGCGCCATAAACGTGAAAGAAATAATGGATACTTGGACACTGCAGATGGGTGTGCCTGTGGTAACCATCAGACGCATGGACGAATACAAAGCTACCACTGATCAAAAGGCCTTCCTAATCGTGCCTGGTGCTGAACCCAGACACAACTCTCCTTTTAA TTACTCCTGGCATATTCCACTGACATATATCACTCAGAACAGCAACAAAATCATTCAAGTTTGGCTCAACCGAGGATCCG GTTTCCTCAACTGGACTGCGACGCAATGGATAAAAGCCAATGTTGATCAAATTGGTTATTACCGTGTCaactatgaaaaagaaaactggatAAATCTCGGTCTGCAGCTTTACTTGGACCACAAG GTTTTAAGCGCCGCTGACCGTTCAGGACTAATTGACGATGCTTTTCATTTGGCCAG GAGCAACCAATTAGATCAGACGATAGCGTTATCGTTAACAGAGTACATAAAGCATGAAACAGATTACTCTCCACTCAGAACATTCATTACAAATATGAACTATATCGGTAGCCAGTTGGCTATGCGAGACACGTACAGTATCTTCAAG GTGTACATGCTGCAACAAATTCAACCACAAATCCAACGATTGGGCTGGGAGGATAAAGGATCCCATCTGGAtaa ACTCTTGCGGCCAATAATTCTGAGGACTGCCTGTGAATGCGGTGAAACAACGGTCATTTCTAAGATAAAGGACTTGTTTCATCAGGCCGTCACTGGTCACAAGAC CATTCCTTCAAATCTTCGGGCGTTAGTCTATTCCATTGGTGTTAGAGAAGGAAGTGAGGTCGAATGGAATCAGGTGTTTTGCAAGTACTCAACAACTCACATTGCTTCTGAGAGACGAATCCTGTTGGATGCCCTGACATATACGAGAGATCCATATTTAGTACAAAA GTGTCTTAAGTATTCCTTGGATAAGGGGAAGATTCGTTCGCAAGACACTTTGAGCGTAATCAGCAATGTAGCTTTGGATCCTCAAACATGGCGGATGGCTTGGGACTTTGTTCGCAAAAACTGGGATATTCTTTACAAAAG GTATAGTCGTGGGTCGGATCTTTGGCAATGGTTGATATCGTCACTAATGATGAAGTGTAACACTCAAGTTCAGTTGAACGAG ATAATGGATTTTTTCAAGGATTATAAAGCCACAGCTGCAGGGTATCGCCAAGTTCAAATGGGAATTGAAAGAGTGCGCGCTAATAATTTGTGGCTTCGTGATCACGAAGAAGAAGTGGCTGTCTGGTTTAAAGAACacgagaaattgaaaagctaA